The following nucleotide sequence is from Mytilus trossulus isolate FHL-02 chromosome 9, PNRI_Mtr1.1.1.hap1, whole genome shotgun sequence.
tcaaactcattaattaaaattattatgacaccgccatggctaaaaataaaaagacaaacagacaaataatagtacagaagacacaacacaaaaaactaaagactaagcaacagtAACCCCACCAAAATCAAGAGATGATCTCAAGTGATCCGCAAATGTAAGCaaatcctgttccacatgtggtacccgtcgtgttgcttatgttatgaCAAATCCGTTAAATAACCTAATTCGGTaagtcacattcgtgaaaaaggaagggtattgtagttatGATATATAAGGAACATCCTATATAatctgtgaaacggtttttCCATGACGGTCAATCTCTATGTTGTTGCGTCTCTGATGAATATTGGGcaattgtaccacatcttctcgttttaatgtttaattgtttctgtttatgttattttactATATTAAAATGTCTCTTTTCATcttgacaaaaacataatttgtttCGTTTTGTAACTCAGTATTAAACTGTTATAAGCACTGTCTGTATTTCAGTAATTTCTGATGATCATTTTCCACCAGAACTATTGTTAAACACAATCTTATATATTTCCGTAATGTTTCCATTTATGCTAAACttgataataatatttttggcatataattTAGTTGATGGCGTGTAAATAGCGTAAATCTAAATAAACCCTTATATATAACAGTATAAATAGATGAAACAAGAAAAGGGAAATACATGTAAGTTAAAACAAGTGAATCCTAAAACTGCccataaatttaaataaaattttacaccTATTTACCTACTATTATATCAATGTTGAAATATAGTCAGTTGATCAAAAGTTAggataatattatataaaaggcAATGTTGAGAGGCCAAACAGCTATTAATAGCCATGACATGCTTGTGAGTTGGATAAGAGACaacgaaaatacaaaattgtctACTGACTTCTAAGTTGTGAAGATACCAATAAAAAATTAATGCAAGCTATTCTGGAGCAAGATGATGATCTGAATTTAGAAATTACCAACATATATCGTGGTTCAATTCTTCAAAAGTAGAACTTCAGTAGTAACGCGGATATGATTAGTCAAGTTTCTAACATCAGTTAAGATATATTCATCATGCATGATATATAGCATTGAATAGTCTAAAATATATGATAGACAACTGACCCTTGAAACACAGTAACGTCAACAGACATCTGCTTAAGAAGCATCATTACCTGACATCTTTTAACTTCTAAATGACGATACTTtagatttttcaatatattgaacTTGCATTTTAATATcctaagatttaaaaaaacgaACTTGAACTTGAGTATTCAGCAAGCTACAATGAACTAATTATGATCACTAGGAACAAATGAAtggactttatttttttcagtaaaaggGATAAGTGTTCTGTAGGAATttggaaaaagaaaattataatacacaaaaaaatcttgGGCAGCTTTTTATTTTAGCCTGatgatcattattttttttacctgaacatcaatttaactttaaattttcaatttgagtTACCAATATTGCATGTTACAACCTGTAtaattcaattctttatttttgaatgattaGTTCCATGATTATTAATGCTAAAAGGGGGTATTTGAATGaccaaaaaaacttttaaatcagTATGCAACCGAAAtccctttgaaatattttgaaataatgaaaatccaaaggatttctgaaatttatgataaattgaAACGCCTTTTCGTGTCTTGCGTTTAtctaaaatttagtcctggtacctatgatgagtttatttgcagtGCCTGTTTTAGTGTGACCtgattaaaatgttgtttttaatcattttatgcTTGACCACACCCTCTCTATGTATCATcatgtttaatgaaattatgTGATTTATACTTCATACACATGCTATCTGTGATATTTAAGTATTTAAACACGCGGAAAGACTTTAAGTCTTCAtttctttttgataattcaatgagattttttaaatagtacATCTGCAAATGAACTCGAGAAGTTCCTATCAGTCACATTGTTACTATTGATGAAAGGGCATCAAATTACATAACTTTCTTATGCTTTTAACCTGACCATTTAAGCAAAGTGTcattaaaaccaaacaaaactGCATGGTTTTCTCACAGATGTccatttaaaacaataagaaCACTAATTCAACAAAGTTTCTGGTTATTTTCAGGCTGGTTCAACATAAGAGGTAAGTTGCATTCATTCAGAATAAATTCAACTGGAACATAATGCAAGTGGCTGAAACTTATCAAATCAAGACAAAAATATGGGtatcaaaaacaattaaattgtgACTGTTCAAGTTGGTGATAACTAAAGGTTTATGACctcttctgtagccatttttgtacgaatttttcaaacttcaattgtatcaaaactacagatataatgaatgataaagataggccattttgtacatataccaataggaaacttgatgcaaatcaaattgagaatggaaattgggaatgtgtcaaggagacaacaacccgaccaaagaaaaaaacacgacagcagaaggttaccaacaggtcttcaatgtaacaataaattcccgcacccggaggaatccttcagctggctcctaaacaaatatatactagtttaatgataatgaatgccatactaatttccaaattgtacacaagaaactaaaattaaaataatacaagactaacaaaggccagagtctcctgacttgggacaggcgcaaaaatgcggcggggttaaacatgtttgtgagatctcaaccctccccctatacctctagcttatgtagaaaagtaaacgcataacaatacgcacatcaaaattcagttcaagagaagtccgagtctgatgtcagaagatgtaaccaaagaaaataaacaaaatgacaataatacataaataacaacagactactagcagttaactgacatgccagctccagacttcaattaaactgactgaaagatacataaataacaacagactactagccgttaactgacatgccagctccagacttcaattaaactgactgaaagattatgatttcatcatatgcaCATCAGGCataatccttcccgttaggggtttagtatcatactatcataacatatatgagaagaacactACCCGTGTCATTAGATCcagaatcaatattaacgcgaaaatatgcaatctttaatgacctgacaacagtatcgtaactgtgttttaaattgaaaggttttgttagtttctgaagTGAAAAcagacacctttgtgctttatgaagaatatttccataaaaatggaatgtgaaatacctgaacgtataagaagtctgcatgttgagctatatttacgaatgatgtcatTATACCAATGatgaaatttagtaaatgttttgactagtttgtgatatcgaaaaccctggtgtaataatttttcagttatacataaatttctctcgttaaaatctaaaacattgttacatacacgagcgaatcgtacaagttgagatatataaacaccgtaagatggtaaCAAGGAAACGTCACCATCctaaaaatggttgattaacgataggaaatgaaaaatcatctcttttatcataaattttagtatgcagctttccgttagtgatatagatatcaagatcgaggaaagggcagtggtcattgttagtattagctttatttgaagtaagttcaacaggataaatttctttaatatacaaactgaagtcgtcattattgagagccaaaatatcatccaaatagcTAAAAGTactattaaatttgtttaacaggtgttgttttgatgggtctttgcttatttttgtcataaattgtaactaataacaatacaaaaacaggtccgcaatgaTTGGTGGTGCACTGTTAGTTCCCATTGGAATttcgataatctgacgatatacggaatccccaaagcaaaaaaaaatgttttctagtaaaaattcaagggcatatatagtatcaaagcatgtccaattgacatagtttttttgtttgaggatatccttttttttactgtttcgtTGCATTCAATAGTAAAAGAGTACTTTGAGGCAAAAAATCCGTAACTGTTCCCATTTTATAGTCGATAGAGAATTTGGATATCCAAGAAAACTATTTTTGGAgcatgaaaaacaaatgaccAATAACAGGTCTTAATAAGTGATTTGTATTCAAAGTGTTAATAGGtattaattttatgttaattAGCTGACGTTGTGCATGTTTGATTGACGtaatttgtgaatttttatttggattCTGAAATGATGTCTAACAttatacaacaaaaatacaaagttaGTAAAcagctgtaaaaaaaatatcagtaatTACCTGTAATCACTAGAACGATCAGTAATTACATGGAATAGTAATTACATATCTATTTCCTGAATTGTTTAGTAATGAcgtgttatttattatttcacatatttactgttacatatatacaaatgGCCGTATTCTATATTATGGAACAACAGCATCGTAAGGctaaatgaaattttacaataaaataagaaaaggtTGAGAATATCCTTTTATCACAAATACTAGTATAACCaaactaatatgatatttatagattatcgttgattatctcaacgagattgattttctcgcttgagctggtacagcgaaagtgagaaaagcaatcgagttgagatgatcaatgattatctgtttatcgctattttacctatgacgacattgtcaattttaatgtcaatttcgttaccaacgccacgtggcctccttagtttccagcgataatttttctatttcaagctagaagcatgatatgaagattatcacaaaaaaggatCAAAGGAataatgcacaaaatagcgataatgtaTAATACGTTCAAGCATATATTCAGGTTTTACTACAAAAGGAgttatttgtgtttacattAGACTATATTCCCCCTACTGTGcaataattgaaaaacaaatatttttttcatgactATACTGTATTTATCATGAGTAAATAATGTTTTGGCAAAGTATCTATCAGATGCagtagttttaatttttaaaatgatttgttataattttaccCACATATTACATGATATAAGCGGGAAGAGATGCGTGATTGAtagaaaaatagttaaaaaaataatcattcataaaaagaaaaagaacaagcctgttagatttaaaaaaaaataatttaagttatttttcaaatcacatttatttatcataataagTAACTCTTGTTCGTCGTGATTTAAAATCTTCTATcctcttattttattttatttttcaagtaaGAGAAAAGGGCATTATGTTCATTAGgttgtttgatgttttaaatagttgttatatattatctgttttttttcagataaaatgtCCTACAAAGATTACTTTCCGATTTCAAAAAACAATATCGACTCGTGTAAAAGCTGTGTGAAAAAGGAACTGATTAAGAAGAGTGAACAGGTGTGCGACGGTGATCATATCATTATAAGAAGTTTGCATTGTGACCATCACTTAATAGTTGTAAAAAAACACGGTTCCAACAATCGTTATATTGACGTCACTGCTATCCATTCATATCCAAAAAAGGAAGAAAACTCAAAGAGTTTACATCGAGAGAAAAAGAACATCCCTTTAGACGGAAGCGCATTTGTCGTATCATACAGATGTCCAATGTTTAGTAGAGACGAGATCGTACGTAGGGCTGAGGAGAGATTTACAAGCAATGAATCTGGAAAGAACGAAACTTATGAATACAATTTAGCGACAAGCAATTGTGAACATTTTGCAACTTGGTGTGTAACAAATCgctatttttcttttcaagttCTGCAATTTAACAGCAACTTTGGCTGTCTGCATGCTCCTGATTTGAAAGATATGCATACTAAGAGAGAGCTTTGTGATTCATGTTATGGTGGATTACTTCAGACAGTTCTCTCCGTTCCATGGAAGCATGTTAGACCAAATGGTGTGAAAAAAGGGGATATAGTGTCATACTCTTACTACATGTTATGGCATGATGCAGTTGTAATGGAAGTCAAGTCCGATAACACATTAGTATTGGCACACTATGGAATAGCatctttgtttcatttcaagAAGATTATAAAAGAAACCGTTAAATTTGGGGGAAATGACTCTTTAACTGTTTATATTTACGATGGATGGAATGTGTATTCTCCTGATGAAGTAGTAAAGCGGGCTGAGTCAAGAATAGGTGAGGAAAAGTGGTCCTTTACTTCCAACAGAAGTTCTCAGTTTGCGAAATGGTGCAAGATAAAAGCGCCAGAATTTTGAAGAAGAGCTTTAGAATATTTTGCGAAAAGATTGAATGAATTCACAGACAAAAAACGTTGACGTTAAACTTTACGTGACAacttattgacaaaatattaaaatacgtACTAATAATGTGTAAAAAAGTACTAATAATTAACACATTTTTGAATAGACGTTCTTGAATCatttagttttaatgttttttaaggATCTACATATTATAGAAGAAGCGAGATTTGACTTAGATTTACAAATGCAATGTAAAGTGTTGCcgtaaaaaatgcattttcttatattaaatacTTTAATCCCCTAAAACTGTGCCAATGTTACTATGAAGTATTTTTAACACATGGAAAAACATGTTCACTACTATTAGTCACAAAGATCAAAACATAGGTTTGTTCtgcaaaaatttaatattcgtATGCATCGGACTTCTTGGAGTTAAATCTTGGACTGAACTATATACATCTCCTTGCTTAAACTTGaatcttcataaaaaaaaggatttatttGCAGCTATCCTTCtttattaatacaaatattttttttttctcgatcaTATCTTGAAATCAATAGATAATCGAAACAATATATCTATGAAAATTAAGTATCTCTCCAAAAGAGATCGATTTTATGCATTGATCCCAAATTACTATATTGGAAACCCTTCAGAATATTAAATGAAAGTTTTGATGTCTTCATGTAGTGTAAAAGTCTTATATAACTTTTTACAacataaataaaagattttgtaaTACATTCACTacttttaatgtttgtgttaagGTACACATCTAAGAATATGTATACCTGAACGATGAATACTAGTATTTATGAGATGCACTTAAacattcttaaaaacaaatgtgtaaattTAGCATTAAATGTTTGCGAATAATATATAAGACTGACAATATAGTATACATCCTGAAGAGGGTCTACAACCAAGGCTGTCATTTCGCACGATTAACTCAAAAGTATTGTTATCACTAAAACTTGTATagtaaatgtcaattttaaaactaagaTGATAAAACACTACATTATTTAAGTTATATTTTGGTTAGGACTCACAACCAGTGAACTAATTTTGTACATCATATTTATCAGTTGTCTTACTAATACTAGTGCTATGCAAGTTCATGTAGAACTAATGACCAGCAAATtacaatagttttatttttttcaatcatttttcgGAATGATGTAATAGTAAGTGATCAATCATTTTTTACTTCCTGAGAATCTGATAATTACAACTGTCTACTTTCACGTGTATCAATTTTTGTAACTGTTTGTAGTAAACTTCAGTATACTTCATACCTATTTTCAgatctaaaacaaaacaattttgtaagtTGTGTTAACTgtttatgcgttttgttttaattacgACAATACAACCTTTATAAATGGTTCCTACTAATTATGAATAATTGAAAAAGATGAGTCCTGAAAATCTTATTAAATCACAATGTCTTCTTTTCATTTACAGTTGTACAAAAgcatataaatgtttatacatAGGTGTAGtgcaattaataaataaaattgaaatttctgtCATTGTCTTGATATTAtcactacaaaagtcaaaaagtctgaaaagaccagttttgtcttaatttgcatgaacttttactcgacattctccaaaagtatgacttgtgtcttaatttttctttacaacttctcatttatatcaaatttgtatgaaatttttttgacatattctgaacattttgaattgtgtcttaAATTTACTTGACAGTTCAGAGTTTAACAATTCATGACCAATATTGATGATATAACTTTAGTCtttatttctctttatataatgtactgttttttttcaaaatacactTCAAAAATAAACGTTGGGagtgtaaaataattgaaaatttgtgTATATAAATATCTTTACAAATGCAAATATGGCTATGTAAtctaatgtttaaaataatttaaatgtggatgtgttgatataaaacaatttaaatttgtatttatatataaacatattaataGCAAGTTATGATGATATACAAATCATTCATTTAACAGAAGAAAAATTGTGTAATGTCATCTGTTggaatatatattaagtattacaCATGGACAGGATGATCCCCATAACATTAAGGTATTCCACACATCCAAGTACACGCAGCTGTCAAATAGAAATTACTGCTTTACCCGTAATAAGCCATACAACTTATCAGTTGACCAACCATGCCactacaatttaaaaagtttgttaatagacgaaaatgaaaattatcaatttgaagaaataaaattaattagaaattgaatatttcccaaagattaaaaaaaaagtactatCTTCCccaggaataataaaaaaaatgtagttataATGAGtccattttctatagaaatcattCGTCTTATGAAATGGATCCAAAACAGGCATGCATAATATagatctaaacatttttttcttttccagaagaagttatcaaaaatattaatttttgttaataaattataaaattcaacactcaaattggaataaaaaattatttttggttgtcCTAAAAAAATGAATCAGGTTTTGGAATCAAGATTGGAAATTCTATGACCTTCACAAAAGccactcccccccccccccctcttctTTTAGCCACACAAACTCAAAAGGTGAATTTTGGGGTCTAAAAGAGACGCATGGTCACATTTTAAAACTGCCTAATAGACACCTATTTTAGTAAAGCAAATTTGACTGTCAATTTTGCTAACGGCAAAAATCTAAATGCGTTTTTTTGCAACTTCAACTTATATTCTTAGTGAAAACAATCAATTAAACgtttaatagaaataaaacaaaattaatctaCATGGGAGATAATTCAGGGTATTCCAACTAAGTTGCACCAAAAAGGTATCTTACTATACTGAATTAATCCTTTATTATTCAAAGTTCAGTTTAGCCATAATAAGTATATAACATCAAAAGAATGACACAAAGAGTGCAGAATAAGTCTGTTCACATTTTAAGGCGAAATTTATACTGTTGAGATAGTGTCAAGACAAATTTAAGATTGTCAAGAATGTGTCGagacatattcagacattagttaaaatgtcaagaatatgtcaagacatattcagacaatattaagaatgtcaagCATATTTCAAGACAGATCGAGACAAATTTAAGACAGTCAAGAATTTGTCGAGACTAATCCAGACTCTTATCAGATGATACAGGAAGTGTCGAGAAATTTCAAGacacttgtcaagaaaaatcaaGAACCTTATGAGACAAATTCATACTAtgtcaagaatttttttaaattatttagacAAGTTAAGAATGTCGAGTAAATATTCATGCAAATTCTGACAAAACCTTgtttttttcagactttttgacttttgtagtgtATACAAATAGTAATTTTCAAAAGCAATTATCAATTATCTTAACTATTTGACAGCTTCAAATAATAAGCTATTTTACTAATTAAGACAGCTCATGGTTATAACAATTTTTTGCAACCATTCACATCTTGcaaatgtttactgtacacaTCATCAAAATATGCACATTATGTTTAATTggagcgaaagataccagagggacttTCAAACTCATATATTGCCACAAGCTGCTTTGATGTACATAATggtatttttattcatgaaggCTAAATGGAATAAATCTTTTTATAGAACTTATTGTTTTGCATAtaggaaaaaaaagtatttattctgcca
It contains:
- the LOC134684360 gene encoding uncharacterized protein LOC134684360, whose translation is MSYKDYFPISKNNIDSCKSCVKKELIKKSEQVCDGDHIIIRSLHCDHHLIVVKKHGSNNRYIDVTAIHSYPKKEENSKSLHREKKNIPLDGSAFVVSYRCPMFSRDEIVRRAEERFTSNESGKNETYEYNLATSNCEHFATWCVTNRYFSFQVLQFNSNFGCLHAPDLKDMHTKRELCDSCYGGLLQTVLSVPWKHVRPNGVKKGDIVSYSYYMLWHDAVVMEVKSDNTLVLAHYGIASLFHFKKIIKETVKFGGNDSLTVYIYDGWNVYSPDEVVKRAESRIGEEKWSFTSNRSSQFAKWCKIKAPEF